Proteins encoded within one genomic window of Akkermansiaceae bacterium:
- a CDS encoding DUF4040 domain-containing protein, which translates to MPLPLIIALPLVGALVAPAIVRMLGARLCGLILSLVPFSIAAWLLVDPAAGAAGSWSVPWLPALGIDFALRVAGPETLFLLLVSFIGGAILIYGGCYLAKDPRVSRFFVIILLFMASMLGVILADDMVVMFVFWELTSITSFLLIGFKHGDAGARKAALKALLVTGGGGLALLVGLVVLSQISGVTRLSQLPSVADTAAQSVLFPVAFLLILAGAFTKSAQVPFHFWLPGAMSAPTPVSAYLHSATMVKAGIILLVKLWPAFSGLPLWQWTITPAGAVTMLAGASMAILQTDLKRLLAYSTVSMLGAMTMLLGLGSPAALKAAFVLILAHGLYKAALFLVAGTIDHTTGTRDIRGLNGLGRSLPVLAVAGICATVSMSGFPPTLGFMSKELLLEAGLAATGTAWSIVIAGVIAGALGMAVAIASGVRPFFGPANERPLHLPDAGLIIPPLVLAALGILLALVPSYLETRLVAPAVTPLTGGGAGAPLSLWHGLTPALGLGILTLFLGFLLDRFRMKIDRGRELPRSLACLTPTAIYHSGMEGLLRLASWLTGWIQHGQLRIYVRVTLIAAAVLILHAVVLSKGRFSLASTVPVEPFGLTVLLLMSASAIAAARAQSRLRAILCLGGVGYSVALLFVAYGAPDLALTQLLVETLTVVLFSFIILKLPQIRIITDKRERGWDLLVACGAGVAMTLVVWKAVHVRVHDSISPGLVERSATEGFGLNVVNVILVDFRALDTLGEITVLALACLGVTALLAGRRRRGRPAHSELFNSGDETSGTGR; encoded by the coding sequence ATGCCCCTTCCGCTCATCATCGCACTTCCGCTGGTTGGTGCCCTCGTGGCCCCTGCCATCGTCAGGATGTTGGGAGCGCGTCTGTGCGGGCTGATCCTTTCGCTGGTCCCGTTCTCCATCGCGGCATGGCTGCTGGTCGATCCAGCCGCTGGTGCCGCCGGATCATGGTCCGTGCCATGGTTGCCCGCGCTGGGCATCGACTTCGCCCTGAGGGTGGCGGGCCCGGAGACGCTGTTCCTGTTGCTGGTGTCTTTCATCGGAGGGGCGATCCTGATCTACGGAGGATGCTATCTGGCGAAAGACCCGCGGGTATCGCGCTTTTTCGTGATCATCCTGCTGTTCATGGCGTCGATGCTGGGGGTGATCCTGGCCGATGACATGGTGGTGATGTTCGTGTTCTGGGAGCTGACAAGCATCACGTCCTTCCTCCTCATCGGCTTCAAGCACGGTGACGCGGGCGCGCGGAAGGCGGCGCTGAAAGCCCTGCTGGTGACGGGAGGCGGCGGCCTCGCCCTGCTGGTGGGGCTGGTCGTGCTGTCGCAGATCTCCGGCGTGACCAGGCTGTCGCAGCTCCCATCCGTGGCGGACACGGCGGCGCAGAGCGTGCTTTTTCCCGTGGCCTTCCTCCTGATCCTGGCCGGGGCGTTCACGAAGTCCGCCCAGGTGCCGTTCCATTTCTGGCTGCCCGGGGCCATGTCCGCGCCCACGCCCGTCAGCGCCTACCTGCACTCCGCCACCATGGTGAAGGCGGGCATCATCCTGCTGGTGAAGCTGTGGCCCGCGTTCTCCGGCCTGCCGCTCTGGCAATGGACCATCACTCCCGCCGGTGCGGTGACCATGCTGGCCGGCGCGTCCATGGCGATCCTCCAGACGGACTTGAAGCGCCTGCTGGCCTACTCCACCGTGAGCATGCTGGGGGCCATGACCATGCTGCTGGGGCTGGGCAGTCCTGCCGCCCTCAAAGCCGCGTTCGTCCTCATCCTCGCGCATGGACTCTACAAGGCGGCGTTGTTCCTGGTCGCCGGCACCATCGACCACACCACCGGCACGCGCGACATCCGCGGGCTGAACGGCCTCGGCCGGTCGCTGCCCGTGCTCGCCGTGGCGGGGATCTGCGCCACCGTCTCCATGTCCGGCTTTCCACCGACGCTGGGATTCATGAGCAAGGAACTGCTGCTGGAGGCGGGACTCGCCGCCACGGGCACTGCCTGGAGCATCGTCATCGCGGGTGTCATCGCCGGTGCGCTGGGCATGGCGGTGGCCATCGCCTCCGGTGTGCGGCCGTTCTTCGGTCCGGCGAACGAACGTCCGCTGCATCTTCCCGATGCGGGCCTCATCATCCCGCCGCTGGTTCTCGCCGCGCTGGGGATCCTGCTCGCCTTGGTGCCCTCATACCTCGAGACGCGCCTCGTCGCACCTGCCGTCACGCCGCTGACCGGTGGGGGGGCGGGAGCACCGCTGTCGCTGTGGCACGGCCTGACCCCCGCGCTGGGCCTGGGGATTCTCACGCTGTTCCTCGGTTTCCTGCTCGACCGGTTCCGGATGAAGATCGACCGCGGGCGGGAGCTTCCGCGCTCCCTGGCCTGCCTCACACCCACGGCGATCTATCATTCCGGCATGGAGGGGCTGCTGCGGCTCGCCTCCTGGCTGACCGGCTGGATCCAGCACGGGCAGTTGCGCATTTATGTGCGGGTGACGCTCATTGCCGCCGCGGTGCTCATCCTGCATGCGGTCGTGCTTTCGAAAGGGCGCTTCTCCCTCGCCTCCACGGTGCCGGTGGAACCGTTCGGCCTCACGGTACTGCTCCTCATGAGCGCGTCCGCCATCGCCGCCGCACGCGCGCAGAGCCGGCTGCGCGCCATCCTGTGCCTGGGCGGAGTGGGCTACTCCGTCGCCCTTCTTTTCGTCGCCTACGGCGCTCCGGATCTGGCGCTGACCCAGCTTCTTGTGGAGACGCTGACGGTGGTCCTTTTCTCGTTCATCATCCTGAAGCTGCCGCAGATCCGGATCATCACGGACAAGCGCGAGCGCGGCTGGGACCTGCTGGTCGCCTGCGGAGCCGGGGTGGCGATGACGCTGGTCGTCTGGAAAGCCGTCCACGTCCGCGTGCATGATTCCATTTCCCCCGGGCTGGTCGAACGCTCCGCCACGGAGGGCTTCGGTCTGAATGTGGTCAATGTCATCCTCGTCGATTTCCGCGCGCTCGACACGCTGGGTGAGATCACCGTGCTGGCGCTGGCCTGCCTGGGTGTCACCGCCCTGCTGGCGGGAAGAAGGCGGAGGGGACGCCCCGCCCATTCCGAACTATTCAACTCCGGGGATGAAACCTCCGGCACCGGACGATGA
- a CDS encoding universal stress protein: MQTLPESTTAVSFPLPKNILLATDLSCRCDRALDRSIACAKSWGAHLTALTVVDKAAIDGLQVNGSHAEDPAVRAAKRLRKDTRSTDRTPAVIVRTGEVVDELLDVSTGGGMDLIVTGVARNQWLRTITLGGVVDGILRNSTVPTLVVRNRVSGDYRRVAVAGDFSPKTERLMAAALGLFPDAEITFFHVFNVPFLGLSDGNREAVCEQARRDATRDAKEFLASIGMNRGGAPFIRIECEMGPAVTALSEHARRHDIDLVIIGNRGHGVVAEMLMGSLSKEILQNIESDVLVIPVADGGTGADA; the protein is encoded by the coding sequence ATGCAAACACTCCCTGAATCCACCACCGCCGTCTCATTTCCCCTGCCGAAAAACATCCTGCTGGCAACGGATCTGAGTTGCCGATGTGACAGGGCGCTGGACCGGTCCATCGCATGCGCGAAGTCATGGGGTGCGCATCTGACGGCCCTGACCGTGGTGGACAAGGCGGCGATCGACGGCCTCCAGGTGAACGGATCCCACGCGGAAGATCCCGCCGTGCGGGCGGCGAAACGCCTGCGCAAGGACACCCGCTCCACCGACAGGACACCCGCGGTCATCGTCCGCACCGGGGAGGTGGTGGATGAGCTGCTGGATGTGAGCACCGGCGGAGGGATGGACCTGATCGTGACCGGTGTGGCCCGGAACCAATGGCTGCGGACGATCACCTTGGGCGGCGTTGTCGATGGCATCCTGAGGAATTCCACCGTCCCCACACTGGTCGTGAGGAACCGGGTTTCCGGGGACTACCGCAGGGTGGCGGTGGCCGGCGACTTCTCACCGAAGACGGAACGCCTGATGGCTGCCGCGCTGGGTCTGTTCCCGGATGCGGAGATCACGTTCTTCCATGTGTTCAACGTGCCGTTCCTGGGCCTCTCCGACGGCAACCGGGAGGCGGTGTGCGAGCAGGCCCGCCGCGACGCCACACGGGATGCGAAGGAGTTCCTCGCCTCCATCGGGATGAACCGTGGTGGCGCGCCTTTCATCCGCATCGAATGCGAGATGGGACCCGCGGTCACCGCGCTCAGCGAACACGCCAGGCGCCACGACATCGACCTCGTCATCATCGGCAACCGCGGTCACGGCGTGGTGGCGGAGATGCTGATGGGCAGCCTTTCGAAGGAAATCCTGCAGAATATCGAGAGCGACGTCCTGGTGATCCCGGTGGCCGATGGCGGGACAGGCGCGGACGCATAG
- a CDS encoding exo-alpha-sialidase, with amino-acid sequence MHRIIGVFSVLLAGLHLSHAQDQPPRAGSLLPSKATNDSGPVPGVVISKSPDFATTYPSSPSVAILPDGTYVASHNWAGNTDLNRTTIIFTSPDKGRTWSEIARFPFVWANLFVHDGNLYLLGILKPAHGSKESWSHYAIRRSTDGGRTWTHPTDAKSGLLRTDARYHTAPCAHVIHNGRIWRAVETIMPKEQVRAMGIRNTRWGHFFRAHMTSAPVDSDLLDAANWTVSEPFDYDFGQWTGNGFLEGNAAVTPDGRVANILRCASEGRDKAIILDCSDDGKKLISRGKASQIGFPGGAVKFTIRHDGKSGLYWSLATRQQDPMAGRNHLVLTASRDLIHWEQRTVLLRHRDWKYHAFQYVDWVIDGDDIIYVSRTAWDHAHSAHDANHMTFHRAPGFRSLSSADDSPWLGQDIMRRHETEDFIIDGTFTGVGTLTDGAPAFSNRGYTWNNLPAGYDGWKYLLTPGGELDSIRITPKKDATLHMISQLTADISGWKRTEDAVNYSDSSNAKAGIFTRRITEGQRLDIHQPGFTGGILIWKE; translated from the coding sequence ATGCACCGCATCATCGGCGTATTCTCCGTTCTCCTCGCCGGACTCCATCTATCGCACGCGCAGGACCAGCCACCCCGGGCGGGCAGCCTGCTGCCGTCAAAGGCCACCAATGATTCCGGTCCCGTGCCCGGTGTGGTCATCAGCAAGTCACCCGACTTTGCGACCACCTACCCCAGTTCCCCTTCCGTCGCCATCCTTCCGGACGGCACCTATGTGGCCTCCCACAACTGGGCCGGAAACACGGACCTCAACCGCACGACGATCATTTTCACTTCCCCGGACAAGGGCAGGACCTGGAGCGAGATCGCGCGCTTTCCGTTCGTCTGGGCGAATCTCTTCGTCCACGACGGGAACCTTTACCTGCTGGGCATCCTCAAACCCGCCCACGGCAGCAAGGAAAGCTGGTCCCACTACGCGATCCGCAGGTCCACCGATGGCGGCAGGACATGGACCCATCCCACGGACGCGAAAAGCGGACTGCTCCGCACGGATGCCCGCTACCACACCGCCCCATGCGCCCACGTCATCCACAACGGCCGCATCTGGCGCGCGGTGGAAACCATCATGCCGAAGGAGCAGGTCCGCGCCATGGGCATCAGGAACACCCGCTGGGGCCACTTCTTCCGCGCACACATGACCTCCGCCCCGGTTGATTCCGATCTGCTCGATGCCGCCAACTGGACCGTCTCCGAACCGTTCGACTACGATTTCGGCCAGTGGACCGGCAATGGCTTCCTGGAAGGGAACGCCGCCGTCACCCCGGATGGCCGGGTCGCCAACATCCTGCGCTGCGCCTCCGAAGGCCGCGACAAGGCCATCATCCTCGACTGCTCCGACGATGGGAAAAAACTCATCTCCCGTGGCAAGGCTTCACAGATCGGCTTTCCGGGAGGGGCCGTGAAATTCACCATCCGCCATGATGGGAAGTCCGGCCTGTATTGGTCCCTGGCCACCCGGCAGCAGGACCCCATGGCGGGGCGGAACCACCTCGTCCTCACCGCCTCCAGGGATCTCATCCATTGGGAACAACGCACCGTCCTGCTGCGCCACCGCGACTGGAAATACCACGCCTTCCAGTATGTGGACTGGGTCATCGACGGGGATGACATCATCTATGTCAGCCGCACGGCGTGGGACCACGCCCACAGCGCCCATGACGCGAACCACATGACCTTCCACCGCGCACCGGGCTTCCGCAGCCTCTCGTCCGCGGATGACAGTCCATGGCTCGGCCAGGACATCATGCGCCGCCACGAGACGGAGGACTTCATCATCGACGGCACCTTCACCGGCGTCGGCACACTCACCGATGGCGCCCCGGCTTTCTCGAACCGCGGCTATACCTGGAACAACCTCCCCGCCGGATACGATGGGTGGAAATACCTGCTCACCCCCGGCGGCGAGCTGGACTCCATCCGCATCACCCCGAAGAAAGACGCCACCCTCCACATGATCAGCCAGCTCACCGCGGACATCAGCGGCTGGAAGCGCACGGAGGATGCAGTGAACTACTCCGACTCCAGTAATGCGAAGGCGGGTATCTTCACCCGCAGGATCACGGAGGGCCAGCGTCTGGACATCCACCAGCCCGGCTTCACCGGCGGCATCCTCATCTGGAAGGAATAA
- a CDS encoding response regulator transcription factor, with the protein MTTPRRAVIVDDERLARKRLRDLLKAHPGVTVVGEADSVEAAVPLIAEHRPDVVFLDVEMPPRNGFDLLPLLPEAPHTPDVVFVTAYENFALRAFEVSALDYLLKPIHTERLAMSVQRLLSSTRQDESAEDAAEETWTMESRVTLSDRRIKSMVEISGIVAIQALGAYSRVSVAGQPPMIILRSISEWERRLPSSGFLRADRSLIIQPRLLRKMKLVSRDETEISLEGMQGILVIGRVATARLKKHVRNMG; encoded by the coding sequence ATGACCACTCCCCGCAGGGCCGTGATCGTGGATGATGAGCGCCTCGCGCGGAAGCGCCTGCGTGATCTCCTGAAGGCCCACCCCGGAGTCACCGTGGTGGGGGAGGCGGACAGCGTGGAGGCGGCCGTGCCGCTGATCGCGGAGCATCGTCCGGACGTCGTCTTCCTGGATGTGGAGATGCCGCCGCGCAATGGGTTCGACCTGCTGCCCCTGCTGCCGGAGGCCCCCCACACGCCGGACGTGGTGTTCGTCACGGCGTATGAAAATTTCGCGCTGCGTGCCTTCGAGGTGAGCGCCCTGGACTACCTGCTCAAGCCCATCCACACGGAACGCCTGGCGATGAGCGTGCAGCGGTTGCTTTCCTCCACCAGGCAGGATGAGTCCGCCGAAGACGCCGCGGAGGAAACCTGGACCATGGAGTCCAGGGTCACCCTGAGCGACCGCAGGATCAAATCGATGGTGGAGATCTCCGGCATCGTCGCCATCCAGGCGCTGGGCGCCTACTCCCGCGTTAGCGTGGCCGGGCAGCCACCGATGATCATCCTCCGCAGCATCTCGGAGTGGGAAAGGCGGCTGCCTTCCTCCGGCTTTCTGCGCGCGGACCGCTCCCTCATCATCCAGCCACGGCTGCTGCGGAAGATGAAGCTGGTCTCCCGGGATGAGACGGAGATTTCCCTGGAGGGCATGCAGGGCATCCTGGTCATCGGCCGGGTGGCGACGGCCCGCCTGAAGAAGCACGTCAGGAACATGGGGTGA
- a CDS encoding histidine kinase: MKSLERGGHPETTARKRLFWFLQISGWFGVGLMSLYPLVQIFDGKTMAVIMVLRVASGILVTLGMRWLYCRMGWRDWSWWRLGAAVLLICMALGTLDSISTQKLSRVLTGSGVPEEIHSFLLITGILLRTSVLMIWSLLYFGIKLWLETAEVKLRAAQSEASARTSELKQLRSQVNPHFLFNALNSILAEKDDPEAVERITQELAGFLRFSLRPAGDCQLLGEEIEALEHYLRVEKARFEEKLVYEIRVSQEAGFHRVPVATVQPLLENAMKYGRKTSPTPLRLVISADILPAYGVLKVVVANTGRWVDEDSEHSHGIGLSNLRRRLELLFGREARLTHAATDDGWVKVEVVIPLESMNEGRAAS; the protein is encoded by the coding sequence ATGAAATCGTTGGAAAGAGGAGGGCATCCGGAGACCACGGCACGGAAGCGCCTGTTCTGGTTCCTCCAGATCAGCGGGTGGTTCGGGGTCGGCCTGATGTCCCTCTATCCACTGGTCCAGATCTTCGATGGGAAGACCATGGCCGTGATCATGGTGCTGAGGGTGGCCTCCGGCATCCTGGTCACGCTGGGCATGCGGTGGCTCTATTGCCGGATGGGCTGGCGTGACTGGTCGTGGTGGAGACTGGGAGCTGCCGTCCTGCTGATCTGCATGGCGCTGGGAACGCTGGACTCCATCAGCACCCAGAAACTTTCCAGGGTCCTCACCGGCAGTGGCGTGCCGGAGGAGATCCACTCGTTCCTGCTCATCACGGGCATCCTTCTCCGGACCAGCGTGCTGATGATCTGGAGCCTGCTGTATTTCGGCATCAAGCTGTGGCTGGAGACCGCGGAGGTGAAGCTGCGCGCGGCGCAGAGCGAGGCCTCCGCGCGGACCAGCGAGCTGAAGCAGCTCCGTTCCCAGGTGAACCCGCATTTCCTGTTCAACGCGCTCAACTCCATCCTCGCGGAAAAGGATGACCCGGAGGCAGTGGAGCGCATCACCCAGGAGCTGGCCGGCTTCCTGCGGTTCTCACTGCGTCCGGCGGGGGATTGCCAGTTGCTGGGGGAGGAGATCGAGGCGCTGGAACACTACCTGCGGGTGGAGAAGGCCCGCTTTGAGGAGAAGCTCGTCTATGAAATACGGGTGTCACAGGAGGCGGGGTTTCACCGGGTTCCCGTGGCCACCGTCCAACCCCTGCTGGAGAACGCCATGAAGTATGGCAGGAAGACCAGCCCCACTCCGCTGCGGCTGGTCATCTCCGCGGACATCCTGCCCGCATATGGGGTGCTGAAGGTGGTGGTGGCGAACACCGGACGGTGGGTGGATGAGGATTCGGAGCACTCCCACGGCATCGGCCTTTCCAATCTCCGGCGGAGGCTGGAACTGCTGTTCGGCAGGGAGGCGCGCCTGACCCATGCGGCGACGGATGACGGATGGGTGAAGGTGGAGGTCGTGATCCCGCTGGAGTCCATGAATGAGGGGAGGGCCGCGTCATGA
- a CDS encoding discoidin domain-containing protein: MSRALPFLFCLLLLPSPSHGQDAGWLCLFHGELGRIEKQIRKDREELTGLGVGVMSQTTEELGYQHRQLPEPPPVPPWLQVDLGSPQEIDWIVLVPALVDWQQGESKPYAFPRRFRIDVSDDPAFARFTPVALFTDTDYPSHGLAPAVFRAGGMRARYIRLTITKLAEETATHSFALSEIMVIRGVRNIALRGTVTASNTVNLPPRLHVRNLNDGRSPLGPPILRDFLPYDGLFTGVPGTITVDLAREREIGEIRLHPVHARLGADVPGFSFPTHFVVEMDDGPDFTSPTILMDTSAEAYPNPGNNPVVIPLPEHTRGRCVRIRMLASPTGRCGLSEIEIFSGGENVALGATVTSSPDTVTRPEERPASLITDGYTSYGRLLPLPDWLERWERRNQLQAEILSLTRAHATLLKSAQRRAWAAAGLLALILPGGGLAWAISERRRRVRSLHLLRNRIAQDLHDEIGSNIAGIAIISETAPGQDGERQKEDWQEINRIARETSDSMREVLWLVGARAESGPDFISLLRRTAGRLLSGMEVEWTALPDHLPDAWHGESRRQVFLIFKEALANISRHSGATRTTLSLECGADSLRLEIHDNGRGFTTQRPSRGMGISGMKERARNLHGRLTLISAPGDGTRLILVAPLQSPGTPSFSH; this comes from the coding sequence ATGTCCCGCGCGCTTCCATTCCTTTTCTGCCTCCTGTTGCTCCCGTCGCCTTCGCACGGGCAGGACGCCGGTTGGCTGTGCCTGTTCCATGGTGAACTCGGCCGGATCGAGAAACAGATCAGGAAAGACCGGGAGGAACTGACCGGACTGGGCGTGGGCGTCATGAGCCAGACCACGGAGGAGCTGGGCTACCAGCACCGCCAACTGCCGGAGCCACCACCCGTACCGCCGTGGCTGCAGGTGGACCTCGGCTCGCCGCAGGAGATCGACTGGATCGTGCTGGTCCCCGCGCTGGTGGACTGGCAGCAGGGGGAGTCGAAGCCGTATGCCTTTCCCCGGAGGTTCCGCATCGACGTATCGGACGATCCGGCCTTCGCCCGTTTCACGCCGGTGGCCCTGTTCACGGACACGGACTACCCTTCCCACGGCCTCGCCCCGGCGGTCTTCCGCGCCGGGGGCATGCGCGCGCGCTACATCCGCCTGACCATCACGAAGCTGGCGGAGGAGACCGCCACCCATTCCTTTGCCCTCAGTGAAATCATGGTCATCCGGGGCGTCCGCAACATCGCGCTGCGTGGAACGGTCACGGCGTCGAACACGGTCAATCTCCCACCCCGCCTGCACGTGCGGAATCTCAACGACGGGCGGTCGCCGCTCGGCCCGCCGATCCTGAGGGACTTCCTGCCCTATGACGGTCTGTTCACCGGAGTTCCGGGAACCATCACCGTGGATCTTGCGCGGGAAAGGGAGATCGGTGAAATCCGCCTGCACCCGGTCCACGCGCGGCTGGGCGCGGACGTGCCGGGCTTTTCCTTTCCCACCCACTTCGTGGTGGAGATGGACGACGGACCGGACTTCACGTCGCCCACCATCCTGATGGACACCTCCGCCGAGGCCTACCCGAACCCTGGCAACAACCCGGTGGTCATCCCGCTGCCTGAGCACACGCGCGGGCGTTGCGTGCGCATCCGCATGCTGGCCTCCCCCACCGGACGGTGCGGGCTTTCCGAGATCGAAATTTTCTCCGGCGGGGAAAATGTCGCGCTGGGTGCCACCGTGACCTCCAGCCCGGACACCGTCACCCGCCCGGAGGAGCGCCCCGCCTCCCTCATCACGGACGGCTACACCAGCTACGGTCGCCTGCTTCCCCTGCCGGACTGGCTGGAACGCTGGGAAAGGCGGAACCAGTTGCAGGCGGAGATCCTTTCCCTAACCCGTGCGCATGCCACGCTGCTGAAATCCGCGCAGCGCAGGGCATGGGCGGCGGCGGGCCTGCTGGCCCTCATCCTCCCCGGCGGCGGCCTTGCCTGGGCCATCTCGGAGCGGCGCAGGCGGGTGAGATCCCTCCACCTGCTCCGCAACCGCATCGCCCAGGACCTGCATGATGAGATCGGCAGCAACATCGCGGGCATCGCCATCATCAGTGAAACCGCACCGGGCCAGGACGGGGAGCGGCAGAAGGAAGACTGGCAGGAAATCAACCGCATCGCCCGCGAAACCAGCGACTCCATGCGGGAGGTCCTCTGGCTGGTGGGTGCGCGCGCGGAGTCCGGACCCGACTTCATCTCCCTGCTGCGGCGCACTGCGGGACGCCTCCTTTCCGGCATGGAGGTGGAATGGACCGCCCTGCCGGACCATCTGCCGGATGCATGGCACGGGGAATCCCGGCGGCAGGTCTTCCTCATCTTCAAGGAAGCGCTCGCCAACATCTCCCGCCACTCCGGCGCGACCCGCACGACCCTTTCCCTGGAATGCGGCGCGGACTCCTTGCGGCTGGAGATCCATGACAACGGCCGCGGCTTCACCACCCAGCGTCCGTCCCGCGGGATGGGCATCAGCGGGATGAAGGAACGCGCGCGGAACCTGCACGGCCGGCTGACCCTCATCTCCGCCCCCGGGGACGGCACCCGCCTCATCCTTGTGGCACCCTTGCAATCTCCCGGAACCCCATCATTCTCGCACTGA
- a CDS encoding response regulator transcription factor has product MPSIWIIEDNKAFRSGLERMLGQQEDFHPVRSFGRCEDAIALLPDGSPDVVLLDIGLPGMDGIEGLSHFKRLAPEATALILTVFEDDDKIFRAICAGASGYLLKSEASARIVSAIREAFAGGSPMNARIARRVLEMFTRFAPPAADHDLSEREKAVLELMVDGYARKQIADRLSLNPHTADYVMRCIYKKLHVNCLASAISVAMKDGIVKR; this is encoded by the coding sequence ATGCCCTCCATCTGGATCATCGAAGACAACAAGGCCTTCCGCAGCGGACTGGAGCGCATGCTGGGGCAGCAGGAGGACTTCCACCCCGTGAGGAGTTTCGGGAGGTGTGAGGACGCCATCGCCCTGCTCCCCGATGGGTCGCCGGACGTCGTGCTGCTGGACATCGGCCTGCCGGGCATGGATGGCATCGAGGGGCTGTCCCACTTCAAGCGCCTCGCCCCGGAGGCGACGGCCCTCATCCTCACCGTGTTCGAGGATGATGACAAAATCTTCCGCGCCATCTGCGCCGGTGCGTCCGGCTACCTGCTGAAGTCGGAGGCGTCCGCACGCATCGTCTCCGCCATCCGCGAGGCGTTCGCAGGCGGCTCACCGATGAATGCCCGCATCGCCCGCCGCGTGCTGGAGATGTTCACACGCTTCGCCCCGCCCGCCGCCGACCATGACCTCAGCGAGCGGGAAAAGGCCGTGCTGGAGCTGATGGTCGATGGCTACGCGCGGAAACAGATCGCCGACCGGCTCTCCCTCAACCCGCACACCGCGGACTACGTGATGCGCTGCATTTACAAAAAACTCCACGTGAACTGCCTGGCCTCCGCCATTTCCGTGGCGATGAAGGATGGTATTGTGAAACGGTGA